GTCTTGATCACATCCGGCGGCGTCTCCTCGCCCTGCACTTCGGCTTTGAGCCGCTGGCGCGCCCCTTCGATGGTGTACCCTTCCGCGTAGAGCAGATGCTTGATTCGCATCACCAGGTCGATGTCCTTGCGCTGGTAGGTCCGGTTGCCCGCCCGATTTTTCTTTGGACGCAGCATCGGGAATTCCCGCTCCCAGAAGCGCAGGACATAGGGCTTCAGCTCGGCCTCCTCCGCCACATCGGAGATCGAGTAGTACTTCCGTTCCGGGAGCCGTTTGAGTTTCAGCCGCGGCACACCCGGTATCGGGGCATCGCTGTCACTGGTCACGTCGTTCATCGGACGGTCCTCAAAAAGGTTTGCGCCCCCCGGCGGCAGGATGACAACATACTAAACAATCGCTTCAAGCCCAAGCGGCAAGTTGCGGCCCTATCGGCGTATCTCCGGCTGGGCGGGACGTGTCATCAGTTGCGCCAGCGCCGCGGCCGGGGGCATCCCAGCGAAGAGCACCGCGCCGACCGCCCGCGCAATCGGCATGTCGACATTGTGTTGCGCCGCCAGTCGCAGCGCCGCGCGGGTGGTGGTTACGCCCTCGGCGACCATCGTCATTCCGGCCAGCACGTCATCTAACCGTTTACCGCGTCCGATCTCTTCGCCGACGTGGCGGTTGCGCGAGTGACGCGACAGGCAGGTGGTCACCAGATCGCCGACGCCGGAGAGTCCGGCGAAGGTCTCGGGGCGCGCGCCCATGCGGACTCCCAGACGCGTGATCTCCGCCAAACCGCGCGTCAACAGCGCGCCCTTGATGTTGTCGGTTGATTCAAAACCGAGGCCGTCGACAATGCCGGCGGCGATCGCAACAATGTTCTTCAAAGCCGCGCCTAGCTCGACGCCGATCGGATCATCGCTGGTGTAGACGCGCAGAAACTCGGAATTGAACAGCGTCTGCGTCGCCACCGCCTTTTCGGAATCGGCGCAGGCGGCCACCAGCGCGGTCGGCACATCGCGCGCCACCTCTTCGGCGTGCGAGGGGCCCACCAAGGCCACCGCATCCCGGCGCCCCAGCTCGTCGGCGAGGATCTCCGTCATCCGCTCGCCGGTCTGCACGTCGATTCCCTTGGCCAGACTGACGATGAGCACGTCGCCGCTCCCTCTCTCCGCCACACGCGCCGCGGTGGCGCGCAGCGCGGTGGAGGGGGTCACGAAGACAATCGCATCGACGCCGGTGACCGCCGCGGGCAGATCGCTGGTGACCGCGACCGCCTCCGGCAAGCGGATCCCGGGCAGTTTCGTCGGCAGAAGACGCGTCGCCGCCAATGCCGCGGCCGCCCGGGGGTCGAATTCCCAGAGACGCACCGCATGCCCCTGCCGGTCGAGATGGCGGGCGATGGCCATGCCCCAACTGCCCGCGCCCAGCACGGCGATCGTGCGACGATCACTCATGGCGGGAGAATAGACAGCGCGACCGCCCGGAATCAACCCGAAGTTGGCGGCAGGGACTTTTGGTAGACGCGGTAGCGCTTGTAGACCTGGCCGCCGGCGTGCTCCATTTCGGCGCGCACGCGGAAATTGGTTTCCAGTTCGTGATGGCTGTCCATGTGGGTGTAGCCGGCATCGCGCGCCGAACGGATCATCGCCTCGCCGAGGAGGACATCGACGCCGCGGGCGCGGAAATCCTCGCGGATGCCGCCGAGGAGCAAATCAAGCTGGCGGGCGCGTTTCATCGCGCGCAGGATGTGGAACCAGCCGAACGGCAGCAATCGTCCCCCCGACTTGCGCAATCCCTCGTTGACATTGGGCATGCCGATGATAAAGCCGACCACCTCGCCGTTGTGCAGCGCGACGATCTTGACGAAGCGCGGGTCGATCACCGGCAGGAACCGCTTGGCAAGATCCTCGCGTTCCCGTTCATCCAGCGGCGCAAAGCCGGTGATGTCGCGGTAGGTGTCATTGAGCAGGTTGAGGACCGGATGGATGTAGGCCTTCAATTCCGCGCGCCGGGTGAACTCGACCAGTTTGACGGCGGCGCGTTGCTGGATGCGCGCGGCGATCTTTTCATAGGAGCCCGGCGACGTGGCCGGGACGGGGATCATGTAGACGACGTAATCGACGTCCTTGGCGTAGCCCGCCTGCTCCATAAAGGCGTTCATGAAGGGGAAGTTGTAGTTGCTTTCCAGCGCGGGCTCATGCTCGAACCCCTCGATCAGGAATCCCTCCGGGTCCTGATCGGTGAATCCCATCGGACCGATGATCCGATTCATGCCGTTTTGGCGCGCCCAGGTTTCGGCGTAGTCGAGCAGCGCGGCGCAGACGGCGAACTCATCGGTGCACTCCAGGTGGGTGAAGCGGGCGGTCTTTTCGCCGCGCAGTTCGTTGTAGCGACGGTTGATCAGCCCGACGATCCGTCCGACCGCCCGGCCGTCGCGATAGGCCAGCGCCATGGTCATATCGCAGTAGGCCAGCGCGCGGTTTGCCTTCGGGTCCAGACGACGCCGTTCGTCCATGTGCAAGGGCGGCACCCAGCGCGGATGATCCCGGTGCAGGCGCATCGGCAGATGGAAGAACTCCCGACGGGCTCCGGCGCTGGTCACTTCGCGGATGTCAATGGGCGCGCTCACGTGCGTCTTTCAGTCCCCCCTGCGGCGGCCGGAAGCCCCGCCGGGAGGCACTATGATACTGGTCAAATCGGGACATTCGTACAACGGAATCTTCACGCCCGGCGCTTTCTGTCGGGCTACGGGCAAGGGTCGCAAAACAACGCGGCCGGATTGCCGCCACGGAAGGCGACATTGACCAGCGACGCCACATCGAGCACAGTCACCACCCCGTCACAGGTGACATCGGCGGGCTGCCACGGGCAGGCCGGATGCGGATCGGCCACGCTGGCCGCGCCGCGGAATGCAATATTGACTGCCAGAGTGACATCAAAAACGTTGGTCACGCCATCACAGCCGGGATCATGGGCGCAATCGCAGGCGCAGACGTACTCCAGACGGCAGGCGTATTCCCAGGGGCCGTCGGCGCAATCCAGACCGGCGTACTGCTCCCGTGTGGTCACCACAAAGGCATAGAGCCCGGTGGATGGCGCTTCGAAGAGCGCGTCGGCGCTGTCACAGGCATGGGCATCATAGCGGAGGCCGACAAGACCAGTGCAGCCATTGGTGATGTTGTAAATCAAGGTCGACGCCGGAAACGCGGCGGCCACCGTCCAGCGCACCTGTGCGCCGGTCTTGAGCGAAGCTGTGTACCAATCGAGGTCGCGCACGCCGGCGCTGGCCCGGAGTTGCCCGCAGATGGTGGTGTCCGGGCCGATCGGGCGGTACCGGGGCTGCGCCGCGCCGCATCCGCCATTGATCGTGTCCGGGGCGGTGGTGCAGGGCTCGCCTTCCGGCAACGCGCCTTCGGGGCAGCCCGCCCAGAGACAGGGTGCGGCGCCATCGACATGGAGGATGTACTCGCCGGAGGCGGCGCTGTAGCCATCGATGATGATGTAGTAGGTCACCCCCGCGGACAGCAGAAGCGGTCCGAGGCGCGACTGCAGGTAGAACGGCCCGCAGTAATCGTCGCCGCAGGCCAGCGGCGCGCCCGGCGTGACGCTGGCGGCGTAGACATAGGTCTTTGTGTCATAGGCCGAGCCGCACAGATCGATGATGACCGTGGTGTCGGTCGCCGGTGTGAAGGCATAGACGGCATCCGGCGCCCCGGTCCCCGGAAACGGGCAGATTTCATAGTAGTCGTCGCCGAATCCGACCGTGGTGGCGGTATCGTCATACGGGAGCGCGCCGATGATAAACGGATTGGCAACATTGTCGCCAATCGCGGCGATCCCTTTGTTCCCCGTCGATTCCCACGGTCCCGCCGGCTTGAGGCCCTGCGCGGACGGGATTCCGTACACCACCACTGGCTCCCTCGACGCGGCGTTGGACTGCGCGCAGAGCATGATCGAGGCGCAGACTGCCCCGAGACGGTGCATGAGAGGCAGAGATGGCATGGACGACTCCCGGACAGCGGTGGGTTCTGATCCGAACGCCGGAGGGAAGATACAGCATGTCAGACGTTTTCGAAACTAACGGGGGGCGCCGAATTTCTTCTCTTCCCCGCGCAGGAGGCGGACGATGTTTGACCGGTGCATGTAGATCACCAGGGCCGTCACGAGCAGGACCGCGACGACCACGGTGGTCGGATGCGGCGCATCGAATAGATACCGTCGGCTCAGGACCGCCGCGACAAACGCGAGGCAGGCGACAATCGAACCCAGCGAGACAATCCGTGTTGTCGCAAAGACGATCACCCAGACCAAGGCGCCCAGGCCGGCTTCCAACGGCAGGAGCGCGCCGAAGACGCCGAGCGCGGTCAGCACGCCCTTGCCGCCCTTGAATCCGGCAAAAAGCGGAAACATGTGGCCGAGAATCGCGGCGATTCCGATCAGCAGTCCGGCGTTGGCGGCGCTGATGCCGAATCCGGCGCCGGCCGCGCCGCTCAAAAGCAGGACTGGCAGGAAACCCTTGAGGATGTCGATGACACCGACCAGGATGCCCCAATGCACCCCGACCACACGGGCGACATTGGTCGCGCCGGCGTTGCCGGAGCCCCGTTTGCGGATGTCAAAGCCGCCGACACGACGTGTCACCCAGACGGCGGTCGGGATGGATCCGCACACATAGCCGATCAGTACACTGGCAAGGAAGACATCCATCGCCGCCAGAATGGTGGAATGCGCCCGGCCGGGCAATGACGGAAATCAGAACGGCCCTCCGATTCCTCGGAGGGCCGTCTCCCCCATCTCGCCTTGACCCGTGCCTATCCATAGGCCGAGCCC
This is a stretch of genomic DNA from bacterium. It encodes these proteins:
- a CDS encoding NAD(P)H-dependent glycerol-3-phosphate dehydrogenase — translated: MSDRRTIAVLGAGSWGMAIARHLDRQGHAVRLWEFDPRAAAALAATRLLPTKLPGIRLPEAVAVTSDLPAAVTGVDAIVFVTPSTALRATAARVAERGSGDVLIVSLAKGIDVQTGERMTEILADELGRRDAVALVGPSHAEEVARDVPTALVAACADSEKAVATQTLFNSEFLRVYTSDDPIGVELGAALKNIVAIAAGIVDGLGFESTDNIKGALLTRGLAEITRLGVRMGARPETFAGLSGVGDLVTTCLSRHSRNRHVGEEIGRGKRLDDVLAGMTMVAEGVTTTRAALRLAAQHNVDMPIARAVGAVLFAGMPPAAALAQLMTRPAQPEIRR
- the plsY gene encoding glycerol-3-phosphate 1-O-acyltransferase PlsY, whose translation is MPGRAHSTILAAMDVFLASVLIGYVCGSIPTAVWVTRRVGGFDIRKRGSGNAGATNVARVVGVHWGILVGVIDILKGFLPVLLLSGAAGAGFGISAANAGLLIGIAAILGHMFPLFAGFKGGKGVLTALGVFGALLPLEAGLGALVWVIVFATTRIVSLGSIVACLAFVAAVLSRRYLFDAPHPTTVVVAVLLVTALVIYMHRSNIVRLLRGEEKKFGAPR
- a CDS encoding MerR family transcriptional regulator — its product is MNDVTSDSDAPIPGVPRLKLKRLPERKYYSISDVAEEAELKPYVLRFWEREFPMLRPKKNRAGNRTYQRKDIDLVMRIKHLLYAEGYTIEGARQRLKAEVQGEETPPDVIKTKKFLGDLRRELEAIVSLMP